The Gossypium hirsutum isolate 1008001.06 chromosome D02, Gossypium_hirsutum_v2.1, whole genome shotgun sequence region TCTCTGATTTTTTTAGACAATCTTTAATACAGTGGTTTaaggaaccacacctgaaacgcGCCCCTCTCTTCACTCGACACTCACCATAATATGGTCTGTTACAATGCTTACACTCAGGTCTAGCATCTCTGACACAACCCACACTCGCTATAGATGTAGCCTGAGGTTTAGGACTAGAGTGTCGGGTACCTCTGTCTCTACTAGAATATCCCATAGAAGTAGTAGAATGGTTGtgatattcttttgatttctttggtaCTGACTGATAGGACATCCCAGTCAATCTCTTTCtcaagtctctagcttcaaaatcagcacGTCTTTTCTCTTTCCTCAGTTCTTCGACCTTATGTGCCCAATCAACCAGTACAACGAACTCTTTCAATTCAAGAATTTCTACTAGAAGCTTAATGTACTCGTTTAACCCTTCTTTGAATCTTTTACATATAGTGGTCTTAGTCGGAATACATTTTCGTGCATATTTGCTCAATTTGACAAATTCCCGCTCATATTCTGATACTGTCATATAGCCCTGtttaagctctagaaattctttacgtttctgatctaAAAACCTCtgattgatgtatttcttttggaactctatttgaaagaattcccaagtcattCGCTCTCTTGGCACAAATTAAATCAACTTATTCAACCATTGGTAAGCCAAATCTTTTAGTAACGATAccgcacatttaacacattcaacCGATATACAGGATAGCTCATTAAAAACCctgattgtattctctaaccagaattcaacTCCCTCGGGATCATCCTCAGCAGTAGCTTGGAATGCTTCAGCCCCGTACTTACGTATCTTATCAATAGATAGCTTACTAACTTGGATTGGTTGCATACTTTGAGGAATAACGGGAACCGGTAGGAGAATAGGAGGGGTGAAGCTTGTTGAGTAGCCGGGTTTGTCCGTACAAACTCgatgaaccattcattcatcatttggaagaaggctttcttagcctctcctccccgtCCCTCAGATATGGGCCTCGTACCGCTCAAAGATACTTCATGAATGGAggtttgagcattactctctacttcatcggaATTAGTACGGTTGGACGTCATTgttatatgaaaacatgtttcaAACAGTTAGGAGATAtaacactatcacaagttatataatggcatgtatagctaaactcatataCACTATGTTCAGTTTGAGAATTAACCATACCGTAGGTCTGATACCAATAAGTGGAGCACCGTTAACCTGAATCTGTCATCAAAACAGGGTTCTAGAGCATTATCGGAGATTACAAATCAAACGGACATAAATttgaaacatttcataacatgtcaatattcatatcaaaatatacatattgtcccttatacgagccctcgaggatataaatatgcattagaaacaagtcgggactaaataaaaatattagaaaatttttcagaaaacattgaaaattttcaaagctgtagGGTTCACACGGTTAGgagacacgcttgtgtctcaggccatgtgggcattcaaaatagggacacacggctgtgtcccagcccgtgtctgtgcccatgtaactctctgaattagtcacacagccaaggcacacgcctgtgtgctaggccgtgtaaaagcctgacttgcaaccctttgaaacctataggggacacacgactatgtcaactggccgtgtgtcacacacagttgagacaaaTACCCGTATCTCTGCCagcgtggatgaaaataggctattttacaagccatatttctcacccaatttggcatcaACCTACACTCAACATTGTGCATGTAAACAAGCCATATTAATGCATCTAAAACAAGCAAAATTAAGCATTAAACATGTAGTATAtttacatacaaccaatatgcccttaggcacctcaaatgacaattcaTAAACATGTGCAAATATAAacacaatttgatcatttaacCAACAAAGGCTTAACCAAAACTAAGCTATATTATGCCACTTgatttaccctttaaaaacatatcaaaatgtaCCATATATGACATACAAAAACTAGCTCCAAATAGGCATATAATTTACTTATAACTTGTGCACTAAAAACACCAAATAAGCCATTCAAACAAGTACCAATTCACAACTATTCAAGGCTTACACAaaatgcatattcaaaccacCATTTTAGCTTTAGTTATTCTACCATAACAAGCCATACCTCAACCATATAAGGTAacttatatacacatcaaaagaTATCATTCCACCAACACAAGGCCAAAACGCAAACGAACCAAATGGTCATATCCACAACAAAAACACATAGGCTAACCTTAGCCAAAagaacctatacatgccattataaccaaaattaaaccaaccgaaagtaccaaaagagctgatggatagtgtgatatagctccgacaagctttcAACCTGAACGATCTTCTGATTCACTAAAAACACGAAAAATACACCGAGAAAGCATTtaatcttagtaagttcatataacatagaATTCACCTTACCATTTAGTCATAAT contains the following coding sequences:
- the LOC107908007 gene encoding uncharacterized protein → MVHRVCTDKPGYSTSFTPPILLPVPVIPQSMQPIQVSKLSIDKIRKYGAEAFQATAEDDPEGVEFWLENTIRVFNELSCISVECVKCARFLDQKRKEFLELKQGYMTVSEYEREFVKLSKYARKCIPTKTTICKRFKEGLNEYIKLLVEILELKEFVVLVDWAHKVEELRKEKRRADFEARDLRKRLTGMSYQSVPKKSKEYHNHSTTSMGYSSRDRGTRHSSPKPQATSIASVGCVRDARPECKHCNRPYYGECRVKRGARFRCGSLNHCIKDCLKKSEKQKA